The Campylobacter sp. CN_NE2 region ACTACTAAATTTAGCTCACACGCTTCGTTCATCGCGCCGCCGCCTTTGCCGCTAAAACCTATCGTTCGCATACCGATTTTTTTGGCGACTTCAAAGGCATTTAGCACATTTTTGCTATTTCCGCTGGTCGAAATCCCCACCAAAACATCGCCCGTTCGTCCGATTGCACCGCATTGTCTAGCAAAAACCGCATCATACCCATAGTCATTTCCGATGGCTGTTAATGCCGAAGTATCGGTGGTAAGGGCGATTCCTGCTAACGGAGTTCGCTCGGTTTTATACCTACCGCTTAGTTCTGCTGCGAAATGTTGGCTATCTGCGGCACTTCCGCCGTTGCCACATATCAAAACTCTCCCGCCGTTTTTAAGGCACTCTACTATAATATCAGTCGCTTTTTTGACTGCACCGCTTAAATTCGCCGTTTTTTGTGCGGCTTCTAAATGTGCTTTTAATTCATTTTCAAACATTTTTTAACCTTTAATTTTATTTATCAAATTTGTTGTGCTTTTACCTTCAACGAATTCTATCAGTTTTGTTTCCTTAGCAAATTCGCTGCCAACCACTTTTTTGCCTGTGTAATCCGCACCTTTTACCAAAATATCAGGTTTTAGGGCTTTGATTAAGTCGTGTGGCGTATCATCGTCAAAAATCACCACAAAATCCACGCACTCTAATGCCGCTAACATTTTAGCTCTATCATTTTGCTCATTTACTGGACGCGGATCGCCTTTTAGGGCTTTTACTGAGCGATCTGAGTTTAGCCCCACAATCAAAATATCGCCAAGCTCTTTTGCCTTTTGTAGATACGAAATATGCCCCACATGCAAAATATCAAAGCAACCGTTTGTGAAAACCACTTTTTTATCTTTTAGATAAAGCCCTAAAAGTGTCGGTAAATCGACAATCTTTCGCTCTAAGCCGATTTTCGTGCTTTTTAGGGCTTCGATTTCGCTCCAAGCAGCATCTGCCGAGCCTACTTTGCCGACCACGACCGCGGCTGCTAAATTTGCAGTTTCTATG contains the following coding sequences:
- the gmhA gene encoding D-sedoheptulose 7-phosphate isomerase — protein: MFENELKAHLEAAQKTANLSGAVKKATDIIVECLKNGGRVLICGNGGSAADSQHFAAELSGRYKTERTPLAGIALTTDTSALTAIGNDYGYDAVFARQCGAIGRTGDVLVGISTSGNSKNVLNAFEVAKKIGMRTIGFSGKGGGAMNEACELNLVVPSDDTARIQEMHILIIHTICGGVDKAYME